The sequence below is a genomic window from Zygosaccharomyces rouxii strain CBS732 chromosome D complete sequence.
TGCAGGGTGCGAAACATTAGAgatcaattgttccaatgTGCAGATAAATTGGGACTTGTTGCTCTCAACGAATCGGCTCGCAGGGAATTGGTAGATAAGCAGGCCAATTCTGCTCTCACTGCCAGGATAACTAAATGTTTCATTGGTGGATTCCCCATGAACGTCGCACAACTTGGCACGAATGCCTACCGTACGGTGGGCAAAAAGAGCACCAGCGGACTAGATGTCTATATACACCCTTCGAGCGTTGTTATCCATTCTACAAGAGACGGCAAAAAGCCATGCAAATTTGTGCTGTACCAACAACTAATGCTTACTTCTAAGGAGTTTATAAGGGATTGTCTACCAATCCCTAGGGAGTCGTGGTTAGAAGAAATGGTCCCGCAACTGTTTCAGAGTCGTTAAGgaggaaagaaagagaGCGAGAGAAGAGGGCATTTTTCATACTGGTAGGTTTTGATAATGGTTGTTCTGTCGCTATTACAGTCCGTTGTTCCTTTGGCCTTAATATCGGAACTAACTTTAAAGAACAACGCCAATTAGTAAAACATCCTTACATGATCGCGTGCGGCTCTCTTTGCAAACATATCCCGTAATTTTCGTTGAGAAAAAGGattggattcatcatcCTTCTCCCATCCCTTCCCATTGCGtatttcctcttcctttATCGCCTATTGCATGTTCTTAATTCCTATCGTAGTTTTATATAAGGCTTGTAAATTTTCAGCAACTGGAAAAATCCTTTAATTCAACTTAACTTacatatttgaaatttcttttagAATCCTTTTATGTTCAGTAGAGTATTCAGTAGATTGGGATTAATTAAACAGCATATAAGGACAATGTCGACTAAAACTTCTGAAGCCCAGTACTATACTAAGAAAATTGCCTCCGCTGTTGGAGATCCATCTTTGAGATTTAACCACACATGTTTGAGAATCAAGGATCCATCAGCTAGTGTTGAATTCTACAAAAAGCACTTCAACATGACTCTGCTTTCTAAGAAGGATTTCCCTGATATGAAGTTCAGTCTTTACTTCTTAGTCATGACTaaagaaaatttaccaaagaATGAGAAGGGTGAGAATTTAGTCTTTGCCAACCGTGGTATATTAGAATTGACTCACAACTGGGGGACTGAGGCTGATCCAGAGTACAAGGTTAATAACGGTAATGTTGAACCACACCGTGGGTTTGGTCACATCTGTTTCTCCGTTGCCAATGTGGAATCTACTTGCCAAAGATTGGAATCTGAAGGTGTTAAATTCCAAAAGAGATTAGTCGATGGTAGACAAAAGAATATTGCATTCGCTCTGGATCCAGATGGATACTGGATTGAATTGATTCAATACATCAATGAATCTGGTGAAGGGCCAAAGACTGATTTGGGTAACAGATTTAACCACACTATGGTTCGTGTCAAGGATCCTGTTAAGTCTTTGGAATTCTACCAAAACGTCCTTGGTATGACTTTGCACAGGGTTAGTGAGCACGCTAATGCTAAGTTCACTCTATACTTTTTGGGCTACGACATCCCACAGGGTGATAGCACAGGCTCCGCTGAAACTCTATTGGAATTGACTCACAACTGGGGTACTGAGAATGATCCTGATTTCCACTACCATAACGGTAATGCTCAACCACAGGGTTATGGTCACATTTGTATCACTTGTAAGGATCCAGGCGCTTTGtgtgaagaaattgaaaagaagtaTAATGAACAAGTTGTCTGGTCACCAAAATGGAATCATGGTAAGATGAAGAACTTGGCCTTTATCAAGGATCCTGATGGATATTCCATTGAAATCGTGCCTGCCGAGCTTGTACTATAAGATGACGAACACCAAAAAGT
It includes:
- the GLO1 gene encoding lactoylglutathione lyase GLO1 (highly similar to uniprot|P50107 Saccharomyces cerevisiae YML004C GLO1 Monomeric glyoxalase I catalyzes the detoxification of methylglyoxal (a by-product of glycolysis) via condensation with glutathione to produce S-D-lactoylglutathione expression regulated by methylglyoxal levels and osmotic stress), which produces MFSRVFSRLGLIKQHIRTMSTKTSEAQYYTKKIASAVGDPSLRFNHTCLRIKDPSASVEFYKKHFNMTLLSKKDFPDMKFSLYFLVMTKENLPKNEKGENLVFANRGILELTHNWGTEADPEYKVNNGNVEPHRGFGHICFSVANVESTCQRLESEGVKFQKRLVDGRQKNIAFALDPDGYWIELIQYINESGEGPKTDLGNRFNHTMVRVKDPVKSLEFYQNVLGMTLHRVSEHANAKFTLYFLGYDIPQGDSTGSAETLLELTHNWGTENDPDFHYHNGNAQPQGYGHICITCKDPGALCEEIEKKYNEQVVWSPKWNHGKMKNLAFIKDPDGYSIEIVPAELVL